GCTTAAATATATAAAAACGCTATTACAGCAGAATAAAACTCTTTTAAATTCTTAAAAATACTTTCTTAAATATTTAATTAAGGAAGCGCTTAAAAAAAATTGAACTAACTTACTTAACGAAGATAATTTAAAAATCAGACACAGCTTTGACAAGCTAAAGGTTAAGATGCTTGTTCTTTCCAATGAGGAAGCACGAGGAGGATTTGCGAATATCAATATGCCAGGAATTGGCAGAGTGGAAGGTGAAAGGCCCTGAGAAATCAGAGAAAAGACGGTATTGGCTTGCTGAATAATTAAAAAGTGGAAATTCATAGCGCCAGTTTAAACAGTAAAAAAATAGGGCTTGAAAAAGCGAATAGGGGGTATGAAGAATACGGTATCTGCGCAAATATTAAAGGACACTACAAATTAATGAGAGAAAAAGGATAAAATCCTTCTAAAGATACGGCGCAAATGCTTGTTATAGGAGCGGAGAAGGATTTTCTTCTGAAAAGCTTAAAAGAATGTATGGCAAAGGTATTTGGAAGCTTTTTAGAAAATGTTCTCAAAGATGCGGTAATTGTCGCCGAATTCAATACTTTAAAAAGTATGTTGTTCCGGGAGCATTTATATTTGCAGCAATATTATTTAATTCCGTATATAGTCATCAGCCTTTTGAAACAGGAAAGATTCAGGGTACGATTTTGTATAGGGATTTAAATAGTAAAGCATTAAAGAATTAGTCAAAAAATATAATCTTTAATTATATTTTACAAATATTGTATTTTGAAAAATGATATGCTTGACAAAACCTCATTTTTAAGCCAAAAACCGGAAAATATAAGGGTTTATAGCGTTGCGTTAATAAATTTTAAATGATACAATTCATTTGGATTTTTAGCATAAAATAACAGAATATGGGGGTAATTTCATGAAAAGAAAAAGATTATCGTCGTTTTTTGCTTTAGTTATGGCTATGGTTATAACTTTTGCAGCAATGCCTACAGCAGTATTTGCGGCTTCCGGCTTTGAAAAAATTGTATTAAAGATTAACAGCGAAGATGTTACAATTGACGGCAAAAGCCGTAAGCTTGACCCAGAGAACCCGGGAACGAAGCCGGCCATCGTTAACGACCGTACTTTGCTTCCTGTAGCTTGCATAGGAGATATTATCGGGGTAAAAACAAGCTGGAATGAAGCTCTTAAGAAAGTAACTATTACATCAGGAACAGATAAAATTGAGATGGTTATCGGCAGCAAAACGGCAACTGTTAACGGCAAAAAAGAGGTAATGGACGTTGCTCCTTCTATTATTAACAGCAGGACGATGCTTCCTATTAGTGAAGTTACAAAATTTCTCGGCCTTAACATCAGCTGGGATAGCAAAACAAGACAGGTAACCATAACAAAGGGTACGGTTGCGTCTTCAAATGCTGAAAAGACTGTAACCATTACTGACCAGGTTGGAAGAACGGTTACTTTTAAAAGCAATCCTAAAGTTGCTTCCTGCTATTACATATCTACATTGATTTCTCTCGTTATAGGCGGCTCCGATAATCTTGTGGGCATTGAAAACCAAAGCGCTCATCAGCCTATCTATTCAGCCTTTGGAAACATTGCGTCTCTTCCACAAATAGGTTCAGGAAAAGGCGTTAATTATGAAGAACTCGCTAAAACAGGTGCGGAAGTTATCATTATCCCTAAGCGTTTACAGGAAGCAATTCCCCAGCTTGAACAAATCGGCGTGCAGGCTGTTGTCGTTGTTCCTGAAACCCTTGAAGGCTTATTAGAATGCTTTGAAATCCTTGGAAAGGTTTACGGAGAAGAAGCAAAGGCGAAAGAAGTTGTTTCTTATTACGAATCTAAAATAGACGAAATTTCCAAGCTTACAAAAGCAAAAGGCGCCAATGCACCTAAGGTTTATGTAGCCGGCAATTCTGATTTCTTAAATGCAGCCACAGGAAAAATGTATCAGAACACCATCGTTGAGCTTGCAGGCGGTGTGAATGTGGCTAAAGGCCTTACCTCAGGAAACTGGGATAAAATTTCCGTTGAACAGCTTC
This is a stretch of genomic DNA from Anaeropeptidivorans aminofermentans. It encodes these proteins:
- a CDS encoding ABC transporter substrate-binding protein — its product is MKRKRLSSFFALVMAMVITFAAMPTAVFAASGFEKIVLKINSEDVTIDGKSRKLDPENPGTKPAIVNDRTLLPVACIGDIIGVKTSWNEALKKVTITSGTDKIEMVIGSKTATVNGKKEVMDVAPSIINSRTMLPISEVTKFLGLNISWDSKTRQVTITKGTVASSNAEKTVTITDQVGRTVTFKSNPKVASCYYISTLISLVIGGSDNLVGIENQSAHQPIYSAFGNIASLPQIGSGKGVNYEELAKTGAEVIIIPKRLQEAIPQLEQIGVQAVVVVPETLEGLLECFEILGKVYGEEAKAKEVVSYYESKIDEISKLTKAKGANAPKVYVAGNSDFLNAATGKMYQNTIVELAGGVNVAKGLTSGNWDKISVEQLQVYAPEIIFISNSANYTAEDLYNNPQLKGIPAITNKQVYAFPSEKDAWDVPSASSILGIMWAANKINPAVYTESKISTEVESFYKNFYKTTVKYTDIVGR